In the Arachis ipaensis cultivar K30076 chromosome B04, Araip1.1, whole genome shotgun sequence genome, ttaattaaaataagttAATCTAACATGTCATTATTCTAACATATCTTCTaactaattaaatcaaaatatccTAACAtttcaactaaaattaattaaatcaaaatatccTAACAtgtcaattaattaattacttataATAAGAGATAGACAAACCAACTTCGGAATTCAATACCCCAATTACATGCCACGTCGCATTTAGTCGATTTATATTCCCTAAACGCACGTAATTTCACCCAGTCATATATGCTTTTAGAACTAAATAAAGTAAAAGTGACACTAAAAGTTTCAAAAGCTTATTAAATGAACGTTAATTTGGACTGCACTCTATATATAGTATGTAATGTATATTTCTAATACTTAGACCCAAAAACTACGGTAAACATATCCCAGATGCACTAACTCCATTTTAAgtgtttattttatatatatctcAAATGCATTCGAAATTTGTAACATTTGGTTTATGCCATATGTGATTGACTAcccaaaatatatattttttcataatttGGTTTTTAATACCGGAGATATAACACATTATGTTAGGTATATAAATATTTTACAGTTTAAACATTTcagtaaaaaatatattttattaatttaaataaaaaaatcatactaAACTNNNNNNNNNNNNNNNNNNNNNNNNNNNNNNNNNNNNNNNNNNNNNNNNNNNNNNNNNNNNNNNNNNNNNNNNNNNNNNNNNNNNNNNNNNNNNNNNNNNNNNNNNNNNNNNNNNNNNNNNNNNNNNNNNNNNNNNNNNNNNNNNNNNNNNNNNNNNNNNNNNNNNNNNNNNNNNNNNNNNNNNNNNNNNNNNNNNNNNNNNNNNNNNNNNNNNNNNNNNNNNNNNNNNNNNNNNNNNNNNNNNNNNNNNNNNNNNNNNNNNNNNNNNNNNNNNNNNNNNNNNNNNNNNNNNNNNNNNNNNNNNNNNNNNNNNNNNNNNNNNNNNNNNNNNNNNNNNNNNNNNNNNNNNNNNNNNNNNNNNNNNNNNNNNNNNNNNNNNNNNNNNNNNNNNNNNNNNNNNNNNNNNNNNNNNNNNNNNNNNNNNNNNNNNNNNNNNNNNNNNNNNNNNNNNNNNNNNNNNNNNNNNNNNNNNNNNNNNNNNNNNNNNNNNNNNNNNNNNNNNNNNNNNNNNNNNNNNNNNNNNNNNNNNNNNNNNNNNNNNNNNNNNNNNNNNNNNNNNNNNNNNNNNNNNNNNNNNNNNNNNNNNNNNNNNNNNNNNNNNNNNNNNNNNNNNNNNNNNNNNNNNNNNNNNNNNNNNNNNNNNNNNNNNNNNNNNNNNNNNNNNNNNNNNNNNNNNNNNNNNNNNNNNNNNNNNNNNNNNNNNNNNNNNNNNNNNNNNNNNNNNNNNNNNNNNNNNNNNNNNNNNNNNNNNNNNNNNNNNNNNNNNNNNNNNNNNNNNNNNNNNNNNNNNNNNNNNNNNNNNNNNNNNNNNNNNNNNNNNNNNNNNNNNNNNNNNNNNNNNNNNNNNNNNNNNNNNNNNNNNNNNNNNNNNNNNNNNNNNNNNNNNNNNNNNNNNNNNNNNNNNNNNNNNNNNNNNNNNNNNNNNNNNNNNNNNNNNNNNNNNNNNNNNNNNNNNNNNNNNNNNNNNNNNNNNNNNNNNNNNNNNNNNNNNNNNNNNNNNNNNNNNNNNNNNNNNNNNNNNNNNNNNNNNNNNNNNNNNNNNNNNNNNNNNNNNNNNNNNNNNNNNNNNNNNNNNNNNNNNNNNNNNNNNNNNNNNNNNNNNNNNNNNNNNNNNNNNNNNNNNNNNNNNNNNNNNNNNNNNNNNNNNNNNNNNNNNNNNNNNNNNNNNNNNNNNNNNNNNNNNNNNNNNNNNNNNNNNNNNNNNNNNNNNNNNNNNNNNNNNNNNNNNNNNNNNNNNNNNNNNNNNNNNNNNNNNNNNNNAAAGATTTAATATAGATAATCTTAAaattaaaagattaaaaaatTCCAACATACATATCTTTGAGCAAATTAAAATTAGAACCGAAGGAAACCAGTTTATTAGGAAACATGAGATACAGCAAAAAGAGAAATGGAAAATAATGTTATATATTATTAGTTTACTTCTCATATAGATATCCCAGTTAGATGCATTATTTTGATAAACTAAactatatattatttttcttttttcagttgtttaccaaacaaataaaatatcaaCTTCGTTTCTTTTATAATATTGGAAGCTTCATTCAGTATATAGTACCGATATTTATAACTAAACATATAGAGTTGAAATCTGACAAACGTTATTGGCTCCCACTTTGAAAGCCAGCATTTGCTTGCATACATACAAACACTAGgacatttaattaattaataaattaagtgGCTAGCTATTACGTTACAGGTTCTTCGCggggaaatatatatatattattgatcGTGAAAGATTAAGGTGAGTACATCCtacttattattatatttttgagtaaataataataaaaaaactctTGATTGGTGCCAGTCTAGTTCTTAATTACGGTCTCAATTATTGCATGATACAtagataattaattaaattactgATATATGATGAAgcctttattttattaattacttttaatCTTTGTTAATTGTTTTCTTGGTTTGATCTACTTTAAATTAAAGTTGTGCTTTATTTGTTAGAAAGTTCAGTTGATCATAGTACCGTACCATGGGAAAACACTTTCCATCGCATTCCAACATACATTTATGATCGATGATTGGTTTTGAGAATTCGAAACACAATAGACTTGTTATCTGCATGGAGTCTTGTGGTTAATTCGTAGTgagtttctttttattcttttttctttgatgTTGATTTTGATGACTTATAGGAGTAAATAtgcatatataattaaataaccaTTAATTTAGGGAGGACATACAGATCGATCTTTGTCAGTACTAAGATGATGAGTGAAGTGCCTACACATGGAGATCAAATAGATTATTATTCACATTTTCTGATGACGTTGAACAATAAACACTACAACATGgttatccgcatccgatccgaattttgcggacattatccgatccgcagagccatcggatcggatcggatccaatccGCACTATggtcggatcggattgcggattcgGCAGTGATATCCGCGGATTCGATCCGCATGTCCGCACATCACATATAAATggcatagtttaagaaagtaaaccctaatgtgatatgaattttactattttaatgtgttattttatgaattttatgatattttgtttttaattttttatgttatacttcaacttagaataattaaacttaaatcttgtgttattattttgtttttgttattcaagagaactattattgataatattttagaagtaaataggtttaaatagataaaaaatgaattttttgaatatttttttttgtaaaaacagcCAAACAGAATCTTAAAGTAGTTCTTttgaattatgcggatatactcgatatccgatccgatctgatccaCATACTTGCCGATCGGATCAGATCCAACCTAAAAAAATGCGGATATCGTATTCGATTCGATAAGTGCAGTACGGATCGGATAGAATTTTAGGCTATATCCGATCCGTGTGCAGTCCTATCGATCTGCGTAGTCATAACAAATATGCATAGTTGCATTCATTTGCATACACATATGAGatgttattattaattaattaattaattagaagaaAAAACTTATGTGCagatatttttatatgaaattatTAGTTATGAAATTATTAGTTAAGAATTATTTgaggacattattattttagaTAGGCAGGGAACAAATTATATATTACAGCTAGCATTCTTTTTGCATTGTAAATAATGTTTGATTTATTTGATGAGAAATATCCAGCAAAAATGAAATATGATTTGACAAATTTTAACAACCTATCTTTTTAACGTGATtaattaatttcatatagattatatataaaacaaaaacataaaaatataaaatagcttATCCTCATCAAGTCTTCAGAATTATAATAATGTAATAATAGTCGTATATGTGATCAGTACACCTAAACTTGCCAATTTTAATTTGTAACAGAATTGGTGGGTGGAGTAGTGGCCATTATCTACGAGATGACTCTATATAACAATTAATTAGCTTCCATATATGATGGCTAACATACATCCGATCCTCTCTGATTTAATTTACCTcaatatgtatatactatatagtaATATCTAACTAGGAATTGAATTAATCATCTTAAAAAAGAGATACGACAGCCACacctacatatatatatatatatatatcgtatCTTTCACTCTTTGTGTAGCTTTTCTGTCCCCACCGATGGTGTTTTCTATTTGTGCGTGACACGCAATTCATGAAATGGAAGCTAAGTAAAAGAACATATACtccaaaatcaaattaaatatgaGAGTTTACAAGATGCATGCTTCACATACAACTACTACTTCAATTTGATATATCTAGGGCGGAATAATTCAAAGGCGTTATCAATATACTTCACGGCATTGACCTCAACGATACAAAGATTAAAGATTAGAACTTGGCAACAGAGGTGCACATGGGAGCATATGCAAATTCAAGTTGTAAATTCAATTTTAGAAAGTTACATGTGTTGTGTGAGGCTGCTGATTCACATTTTATTTCAATATTTAGggcaataaaaaataattataggtATCCGCATGTTACGTTCGTTGCACACTTAATCTTTTTCACTTTCCAACACAGCTCATAAAGAGTTGAGATTTGCGTTGAATTTTAACTAGAGAAGAAATttgaagagaaagcaaaaagatcaCTTTAATTTGTACCATTATTTTTGTGCAATTATATCtagttatatattatatttatggGGAATGCTAGGGGACAATGATTTtattgaacaatatgaacaaccaccaatcaaatcaaAACACACTACACGTCTAATTTAActctctaaattttaatattaaaataaccatccgtacactagtaaaatgaacatccgatatatctattgtttatattgtttaatattttcattgtttacctatacttttcctatatttatatatagacaCATATATACTACAATTTGAAGATTATATCCATGCATTATGTGAGCAAGTTTCATTTAATTAGAATAATTGTACTACAAAGGCGACACACAATATATAACTAAGAGAGAGCAAGGCATTCGGCAAATCAAATTATTTCGAATAAATATCTATTTTAGAACTTAAAAAATTCTCATTTTAATAAAAAGACtataatttttgttttatttttgttttcaactattttatCAAACAGAATTAATATTTGAGAATTTATCTATCAAAAATATATTGGAGTGGCAAAATAATTATTTACTTAATCATTTTAATAACTTGAATGTGTTCAGAAGTTCTCCACTAGACCAACTAAGCAAAGAAAACATTAAGAAAATGGTTGTTAAATAATAAATACCGTAACTATTAATACTAATTTTAATTTGTGATCACAGGTGTCAGGCGTAGTGCACGAAATGTAGTTCATTTAGAAATGGTTATtacattttatatatactttttcgtgttaatttatttaaaaaattcgaCTCCCCTTTTTTAAAAGAGACTAAAATgacattcttcttttttttatttgtaaaatatatatttttctctcttattatttttaaaaaatctcctctttaatctattttaattttgtttgttaaataatgttaattttatccattttttaagaaaaaataaattattttttataaaaatattctttaacaaaattttttttgtcattaaattttgatttttttatttaatgttaaaataatatatattgatatcgAAAAATTTATAGTAAAATATAACTATAATtgttaataaaaattttggtaaaatcacaatttaataattaaaaaattattgaagagtatctttaaaaaaaaataatttaattattaaatttaaaaaaaaatattttgataaaaatacaatttaatcaataaaaaaataatttattaaaggatattttggtaagtaaaatttaatgataacaaaataaaatttttgcaaAAGCTGTGACGTGCGCTCATGCATGGATGGTGGTGCTTTCCAACTTTCACATGCCATTCTTATTAATTAGAATGTTATTGATAAATTAAATACATTGCTAGCTAGCTGAAAACAACTACTACATATACTTATTTGAAGAAagccaaagaaaagaaagaagtaaaTTAAAGTAAGTTAATTGAATTATAAATTATTAGATGAACTTATTGCAGTACAACTTGTCATTATTAATTTCCCTCTTTTCCATATTATCCACGTAGCTAAAACTATTACAAATGTTGTACCATGTTTAGGGTATCACAAATGAAATAGTAGACagacaataatattttttatcctgTATTTCAGTTTTATAGTTGCATATATGTAGGAGTACTTTAGCAGAATAAGGAAAAGCAATAACCAACGAATTTGCATTGCAGATTTATTAATTTGTTTTGATTTGTCATTTATTATAAACGgtaaagaaagagataaacaaaaAAGGTTGATACAAAGGTTGCAATAGCACAGCGCAGCTGCCTCCAGCCTGCAAGGGCTTCAACTACTGTTTTAACTAAtgggaaagaaataaaaggaaaaagagaaaagaacatTTAATTAATGAAGTTTCATTTATATGTGTATTTTAATGAAGTTTGATCATGTGTATCTGTGTATAGTAGTCAAGAGAGGCAGGCAACTCATGAGGCAGTTAAGTTAATTAGGACTCGCTAGAGATAAGATTGGGAGCACATATATacaattcttttaattaattgtAGCATCATATTCATATGAAGAGTTAATTAATTAGATGCTGTGTgataattttatgtttatttaaagGAGTAGTTAGAACAAACGGAGCCATTTGGAGgaataataatagaaataattaaaaaaaaaatgaaaatgcaagGCCAGCTACCTAGTCTAGTAGGGAAGGTTCATCATCATGTATGTTGATTTAAATAAAGCATGAAAGCGAATGAATGGATAGATTGAATGGGTCTGAGTCTTCTCATGACAGCTACGTGCATGCAAATTACTACTATATAAGTAGTAAGCATTTCAAGTAATAAGTATtcaagcaaggaattaaacacaCCACCGTCTCAGAACAATAATTATAATGTCCGGCGGTGCCAAAGGCCCCATGAAGGGGCGTCTTTGGCCACAAATGCCCATTACTGCAGCATTCGCCATTATTCTCATTTCCTACAATGTGGCTGCTGCAGATCCTTACATCTATAATTCTCCACCTCCACCACCTTATGAATACAAGTCTCCTCCGCCACCCTCACCTTCACCTCCACCTCCAACTTACTACTACAAATCTCCCCCACCACCCTCACCCTCTCCGCCGCCACCCTACTACTACAAGTCTCCTCCTCCTCCAGAAAAATCCCCGCCACCTTACTATTACAAATCCCCACCACCACCTTCACCATCTCCTCCCCCACCTTACTATTATAAGTCTCCACCCCCACCTAAGGAGCCTTACTACTACAAGTCTCCACCACCTCCATCACCATCTCCTCCACCGCCATACTACTACAAGTCTCCACCACCTCCGTCACCATCTCCTCCACCGCCATACTACTACAAATCTCCTCCTCCtccatctccatctcctccaccCCCATACTACTACAAGTCACCTCCTCCTCCATCTCCATCGCCGCCTGCACCTTACTATTACAAATCTCCACCACCACCTTCACCATCTCCTCCTCCGCCTTACTACTATAAGTCACCTCCTCCTCCATCTCCTGTGCCTCATCCACCTTACTATTACAAATCTCCACCGCCACCTTCACCATCTCCTCCTCCGCCTTACTACTATAAATCACCTCCTCCCCCATCTCCTGTGCCTCATCCACCTTACTACTACAAGTCCCCGCCACCACCAGTGAAATCTCCACCTTACTACTACAATTCTCCTCCTCCACCAGTTGTATATCACCACCACCCCCATCACCAGCTGGTCGTTAAGGTTGTAGGTAAAGTCTATTTCTACAAATGTTATGACTGGGCATACCCCGAAAAATCTCATAACAAGAAACACCTCAAAGGTATGTTATAATTCATATATACTTTAATACTTCTTTTCTATCCGTTTATAGATATTATTTCTAGTATGAAAGTAttctctctttttattttattgggttaTAGTTTAACTTTTAGTACTATTTAATTGATGCAATGTGCTTTTTCATTACTTTTTGGAGAAGCAAAACGACTTTTCTATATATACTTCTCTAAAactcagttaaaaaaaaaaaaaaaaaaaaaaaaaattcatgtttCTATTATTTTATCAAGGTCAACAATAACTTTGCATAATTTTCCTTGTCTGAAAACGATTTTGTTTATTATCAACAAATGCAATATATATGACGAGAATGGTGTAACTTTAATTTTTAGAAGGGTTAGTTGTTAGTAGTAATCTTATAGTAAGACCAATAAATAACATTTAAAACTACAAGTATGCAATTTGCTCTATTGTTTTTTTATGTATGAATTATGATTTGAGTTGTGTGTATATTTTATTCATGTTAACTTTTTAAATTATGAGACAGGAGCTGTTGTGGAAGTGACATGCGAAGTAGGAAGTAAAACCATAAAGGCATATGGTACAACAAAGATCAATGGAAAATACAGTATTACTGTGAAGGACTTTGATTATGTCAAATATGGATCTGCAGTGTGCAAGGCTAAGCTCCATGCTCCTCCTAAGGATTCACCCTACAACATCCCTACCTTGTTGAATGATGGAACTCACTTGTTTTTGAAGTCTGAGAACAAATATGAAGTTGTCCTCAAGGCTAAGCCATTTGCTTATGTTTCAAAGAAGTCAGATGAAGAATGTGAAAAACACAATCACCACCACAATCACAAACCTTCACCTACTCCATATTATTACAACTCACCACCTCCTCCATCATCACCCACTTATGTATATAAGTCTCCACCACCATCACCATATTATTACAAATCTCCACCTCCACCATCACCCACTTACATATATAAGTCTCCTCCTCCACCTGCATATTATTACAAGTCACCTCCTCCACCATCACCAGTATATGTGTATAAGTCTCCACCTCCACCAGCATATTATTACAAATCTCCACCCCCACCATCACCTACTTATGTCTATAAGTCTCCACCTCCTCCTCCATACTACTACAAGTCTCCACCCCCACCATCACCATCTCCTCCACCGCCTTACTATTACAAATCTCCTCCCCCACCCAAAGAGTTGCCACACCCTACTCCTTACTATTATAAATCACCACCTCCACCATCTCCATCGCCACCACCTCCTTACTACTACAAGTCACCTCCACCACCAtcaccttctcctcctcctccataCTACTACAAATCCCCTCCCCCACCTAAAGAATTGCCACACCCTACTCCTTACTACTATAAATCACCGCCTCCACCATCTCCATCACCACCACCTCCTTACTACTACAAGTCACCTCCACCACCATCACCTTCCCCTCCTCCTCCATACTACTACAAATCCCCTCCACCACCGTCTCCATCGCCTCCTCCTCCATACTACTACAAGTCTCCTCCTCCTCCAGAAAAATCGCCAGAACATCCTCCTTACTACTACAAATCTCCTCctccaccatcaccatcacctccTCCTCCATACTACTACAAGAGTCCTCCACCACCATCCCCATCACCACCACCCACTTACTACTACAAATCACCACCTCCACCATCACCTTCACCACCGCCTCCTTACTATTACAAGTCACCTCCACCACCATCTCCATCACCACCTCCTCCTTATTATTACAAATCTCCTCCACCTCCCTCGCCTTCTCCACCACCTCCTTACTACTACAAGAGTCCTCCTCCACCATCTCCCTCTCCTCCTCCTCCCTACTACTACAAATCTCCTCCACCACCATCACCGTCTCCCCCACCACCTTACCATTACGTAAGCCCTCCTCCACCATCCCCATCTCCACCACCACCATATCACTATACCTCACCACCTCCTCCATCCCCAACTCCTACTCCCACATACACTTACAAGTCTCCTCCGCCACCGGCGTACATCTATGCTTCCCCACCACCACCAATCTACAAGTGAGGTTAGAATGCAGAAACACAAATCGTGATAAGTCATGTAAGTAGTTTTATTATCTTAAAAAGGATAGTTAAGTATGTACGTAATTGATTGATCTACAGAGTAGTGATTA is a window encoding:
- the LOC107635757 gene encoding extensin-2 — protein: MSGGAKGPMKGRLWPQMPITAAFAIILISYNVAAADPYIYNSPPPPPYEYKSPPPPSPSPPPPTYYYKSPPPPSPSPPPPYYYKSPPPPEKSPPPYYYKSPPPPSPSPPPPYYYKSPPPPKEPYYYKSPPPPSPSPPPPYYYKSPPPPSPSPPPPYYYKSPPPPSPSPPPPYYYKSPPPPSPSPPAPYYYKSPPPPSPSPPPPYYYKSPPPPSPVPHPPYYYKSPPPPSPSPPPPYYYKSPPPPSPVPHPPYYYKSPPPPVKSPPYYYNSPPPPVVYHHHPHHQLVVKVVGKVYFYKCYDWAYPEKSHNKKHLKGAVVEVTCEVGSKTIKAYGTTKINGKYSITVKDFDYVKYGSAVCKAKLHAPPKDSPYNIPTLLNDGTHLFLKSENKYEVVLKAKPFAYVSKKSDEECEKHNHHHNHKPSPTPYYYNSPPPPSSPTYVYKSPPPSPYYYKSPPPPSPTYIYKSPPPPAYYYKSPPPPSPVYVYKSPPPPAYYYKSPPPPSPTYVYKSPPPPPYYYKSPPPPSPSPPPPYYYKSPPPPKELPHPTPYYYKSPPPPSPSPPPPYYYKSPPPPSPSPPPPYYYKSPPPPKELPHPTPYYYKSPPPPSPSPPPPYYYKSPPPPSPSPPPPYYYKSPPPPSPSPPPPYYYKSPPPPEKSPEHPPYYYKSPPPPSPSPPPPYYYKSPPPPSPSPPPTYYYKSPPPPSPSPPPPYYYKSPPPPSPSPPPPYYYKSPPPPSPSPPPPYYYKSPPPPSPSPPPPYYYKSPPPPSPSPPPPYHYVSPPPPSPSPPPPYHYTSPPPPSPTPTPTYTYKSPPPPAYIYASPPPPIYK